The following coding sequences are from one Nicotiana tomentosiformis chromosome 3, ASM39032v3, whole genome shotgun sequence window:
- the LOC138908064 gene encoding uncharacterized protein gives MVKETRISIHLSPSEKEEYIRFLKEYEYIFAWSYDDMTSVSTSIVAHKLPTNLMFLPVKQKLRNLKPDMSLKIKEEFTKQIKAKVLRVVEYPTWLANIVPVLKKYGKVRVCVDYRDLNRAIPKDDFPLPNIHILIENYAKQEL, from the coding sequence ATGGTCAAGGAAAcacgtataagcattcatctatcaccgtcagagaaggaagaataTATCAGATTCCTAAAGGAATATGAAtacatctttgcatggtcctacgatgatatgactagtgtaagcacatccatagtagctcacaaactACCTACCAATCTTATGTTTCTaccagtaaagcagaagctcagaaatctcaagccggatatgagtttgaagataaaagaggagttcaccaagcaaatcaaagccaaggttctccgagtAGTTGAATacccgacttggttggccaacattgtgccagttctgAAGAAAtatgggaaagttagagtatgtgtcgattaccgTGACCTGAATAGAGCAattcctaaggatgatttcccgttgcccaacatacacatactaattGAAAATTATGCCAAGCAAGAGCTCTAA